One window of the Chelonoidis abingdonii isolate Lonesome George chromosome 3, CheloAbing_2.0, whole genome shotgun sequence genome contains the following:
- the LOC116816335 gene encoding taste receptor type 2 member 7-like, which yields MKKSSVPVAIFYLMISAMELSAGVVTNGYIVALNCIDWAKSRKLTSYDKIITSLAFSRFCLQFLVTLDNVLSKVYPSIFDRLQALQLYFVIWMFTNQVSLCLASCLSVFYCLKIATFNQSLFSWLKLKISRLVPLLLLGSVLYCLVTTVAFTLFIYSYSVSSHNSTDLSTNSTMSDNMKNLVEFTFLIHSVGSVFPLTVFIASSVLLIISLWRHIRKMNLNSDLNPSFRNPSTDAHVRALKSVMSFFIIYNIYFVASTFSIGNLSYLTAEWIIKVCTFVAAAYPSVHSIILILGNPKLKLASAKILHSANCWFREVTS from the coding sequence ATGAAAAAGTCTTCAGTGCCTGTTGCTATTTTTTATCTGATGATCTCAGCAATGGAATTATCAGCAGGAGTTGTTACAAATGGATATATCGTTGCCTTAAATTGTATCGACTGGGCCAAAAGCAGAAAACTGACTTCCTATGATAAGATCATAACCAGTCTGGCCTTCTCCAGATTTTGCCTACAATTCTTGGTGACATTAGACAATGTTTTATCTAAGGTATATCCAAGTATCTTTGATAGACTTCAAGCACTACAGCTTTACTTTGTTATCTGGATGTTCACAAACCAAGTGAGTCTCTGTTTGGCAAGCTGCCTTTCTGTGTTCTACTGTTTGAAGATTGCCACTTTCAACCAGTCCCTCTTCAGCTGGTTAAAATTGAAAATCTCCAGACTGGTGCCATTGCTCCTTCTGGGCTCTGTGCTGTATTGCCTGGTTACCACAGTTGCTTTTACATTGTTCATCTATTCCTATTCTGTATCCTCTCACAACTCTACAGATCTATCAACAAATAGCACAATGTCAGACAATATGAAGAACCTTGTGGAGTTCACTTTTCTGATACACAGCGTAGGATCTGTTTTCCCCCTTACTGTTTTTATTGCTTCATCTGTTCTGTTAATCATATCCCTTTGGAGACACATCAGGAAAATGAACCTTAATTCAGATCTTAATCCAAGTTTTAGGAACCCCAGCACGGATGCTCATGTTCGTGCTCTTAAATCTGTGATGTCCTTTTTCATCAtctacaatatttattttgtggCTTCAACATTCTCAATAGGAAACTTATCCTATTTGACTGCTGAATGGATAATTAAGGTGTGTACATTTGTAGCTGCTGCCTATCCTTCTGTACACTCCATTATCTTGATTCTGGGCAACCCCAAATTAAAACTGGCCTCAGCAAAAATTCTGCATTCTGCCAATTGCTGGTTCAGAGAGGTTACTTCATAA